The following is a genomic window from Lysinibacillus sp. JNUCC-52.
CGCATTGGGCAGTGCCTGAAACATTTGAGGAAACATACAGAGCGATTGAACGTTTGTATGATGAGAAGTTACTGCGGGCAACAGGTGTGTCGAATCATCATGAACATCATCTACAAAAACTATTATCAAAAGCCAATATTGCGCCAATGGTCAATCAGGTAGAATTGCACCCATACTTACAACAAGATGCACTTAAAACATTTTGTGCAGAGCATGGAATTGCTGTAACAGCATGGTCACCGTTAGGTCGTGGAGGGGTGCTTGATAATTCAACAATTCTTGAAATTGCACAAGAGCTAGGGAAGTCTGCTGCACAAGTAGTGCTTCGTTGGCATTTGCAAAAGGATACATTGATTATTCCAAAATCAGTGACACCAAGTCGTATTGAGGAAAATGCACAAATTTATGATTTTGAATTAACGCAGGCACAGATGGATAAAATGGCAACGCTAAATAACAATCAGCGTTTTGGTCAAGATCCTGATAATTTTAAATTTAATTTTTAACGATAAAAATCCCGCTATCAAACTTGCTGAAGCGGGATTTTTTGTCGTATTATTTAGATTCTTTTACATAAGGAATGTAGTTAGAAAGCATTTTTGCCATATGTGCACGTGTAGCATTGTTATTCGGCATGAATTTGCCATTTGAACCGCTAGCAATTTTTAAATCTTGCATAAGTGCGATAGCGTTTTGTGTTTCTTCATTGTATTTAGAAATATCGCTGAAATCAGCAGTTAATCCAGTTTTTGCATCATGTTGTAAGTTATAAGCACGTGCAAACATTAAAGCAAGCTGAGAACGAGTTACTTTTGCTGTAGGATTGAATTTGCCATTTTGACCTTGAACAATTCCTGCTTCAGCAAGTGCAGTAATCTCTTTTTGTGTCGCTGCTTCTAAACTAGTAATATCTGAGAATGTTGCTTCACCTTTAGCTTCAAGTTTTAAGACACGTGCAATAAATGATGCAGCTTGTGCACGAGTTAAGTTAGCATTTGGTGAATATGTTGTTGCAGATGTACCTTGTGTTAAATCACGGTAGTAAAGATCACGAACGTAACCTTCAGTTTCAGAACCTTTTGCAATATCAGTAAATGGAATTGTAGCAATAATGCGACCTTCTACTTTAGCATCTACTTTTTTAAGTGTGTTTAAATGATTGATGAACATTTCAAAGTCAACTGTACCAGGTTCACTTACACGACCATCTGCATATGCTTTTGCTAATGTTTCGTAGCCGTCTCCACCTTTAGCAGTGAATGTGTTTGTTGCACCTTTATAGTAAGCTGCTTTATCTAGTTCTTTACCATTTAATTTAATAGATTTCACACGTTTGCCTGCTGGTGCTTTACCATCAAATTCTACTTGTAGACCAGAGAAATGAAGGAAGCCACCTGATTCTTTCGGGAACTCTTTCACACTATGTTCAGCAATTTCATAGAGTTCAGCACCAGTTAATTTTACGATACCAAGTGCATTACCGAAAGGCATTACTGTCATTACTTCACCAACAGTGATGTCGCCAGCGTCAATGCTCGCACGGATACCGCCACCGTTTTGGAATGCGAATTGTACTTCAGGATCAATCTTTTTAGCTCCAGCAAGCATACCATCAGTAATAACGTTACCTAGATTCGTTTCACCTGCACGTACACCCCAAAGTCCACGTTTACCATCAAGTTCTGTAACAGCTGTAGTGCCTGTTGATTGTTGTTTAACTGCTTCGATTTTTGCACTATATGGTGCTAATAATTTAGTTGCTTCAGCGTCTGCTGCTACAGGATTTTCTTTATCATTTAAAGCATGTAATTGGCCGAAGTATTCAACAACAGCACCATTATCATCGAAAGTTAAATCAAGCTCACCTAAGTTTTCGCTGTATTGACCAGTTTGTACGATAATTGTTGGGTTTTTGAATGATGTTTCTGCTTTCACAGCTTTATCTAATTTCGTATGTGTATGACCACCAACGATTACATCGATACCTTCTACTGCTGCTGCAAGTAATTTATCATTATCCCAATCAGTAGAATCGTCATAGCCGATATGAGTAAGTGCAATAATTTTATTTACGCCTTGTTTTTCAAATTCAGCTACTGCTTTTTTCGCAGAGTCGATATAGTTAGCAAATTGTACGTTTGCAACACTTGAAATTGAAGGTGTTTCTTCAGTTGTTAAGCCGAAAATACCCACTTTTTCTCCATCGATTTCTTTAATAATACCGTCATAGATTTTACCGTTTTGGAAATCTTCTACTACTGTTTTGAATTGTAAGCCATCAAATAATGAATCTTTAGAGAAATCTAAGTTGCCACCAAGTAATGGGAATTCTGCACCTTTAACAAATTTTGCAAGAGCAGCATGGCCTTCTGGGCTTGACCCTAAATCGAACTCATGGTTACCAAATGTCATTGCATCGTAGCCCATTAAGTTCATTAACTTCATTTCAACTTCTCCAGTAAATTCGTTAAAGTAAAGCGTACCAGTTAATGCGTCACCTGCATCTAATAGTAGTGAATTTGGATTTGCTGCACGTAACTCTTTTATTTTTGTTGTACGTTGCGGTGCATATTCTGCGTGTGAATGTGTATCATTGGAATGTAAAATTGTTAAATTGAAACCGTCCTTTGTAGCAGTTGGCGCAGATTCTGCCGCATGTGCAGCAAATCCAGGTGTAGCTAGTAAACTTGCAGCTAGAGTTGTTGCTGCAATACTTTTAACCCATTTCATAATAATGATTTCCTCCCTCATTTATATGTCAGATGACTGACAATTTACTCTATTCTAACATGAAAGAAATCTATCGTCATTACCAATATTGGAAAATCAATATTAAAATTATTGTAAAAAACATATGAAGTAAATGTGAATTCGTAATTTTATACTTTAAATAGAAACAAAGTAAAAAAAAGGTTTATACATAAACGACTCATAATCAATAAATATACCAAAAAGTGATATTTTCCATAAAAAAAGTACAAACCCTGAAAGTGGTTTGTACTGTAGCATTATAGCTATTCTTTATCTTTTACTATAATTAATTTATTTAAAAACGGGTGGTCAAATTCTAATTGAATGGCATGTAGTTCATAATCACCGCTAGCTGTTTCGCGTGCACCATACATCGTATCGCCGATAATCGGATGACCGATATGCGCCATGTGAACACGAATTTGGTGTGTACGACCTGTTTCTAAAACAAGGTGGACAACACAAGAATGTTTATAGCGTGCAACAACCTCATAGTGTGTTACAGCATGCTGACCTGTGTTTGATACGACACGTCGTGTGGGATGATGACGGTCTTTACCAATAGATTCAGCAATAGTTCCCGATGTAGTACGAAGGTTTCCTTGCACCTCTGCAGCGTACGTACGAATAATTGTCTTTTCTTCAATCATGCGATCAAAAATGGATTTTGCAAGTGGATGCTTTGCAACTAAAAGTAAACCTTCTGTTCCTTTATCAAGGCGATGAACATGTTCTGCATAGTCTCGACCTTGCTCTTTCATATGAGCCATAACGTGATTCATACAAGTGTGCGTATCGCGCTCATCATTAGGATGAGTGGACATGCCCTTTGGTTTAGAAACAATTAAACAGTGATCATCTTCATACACAACATCAATTGCACAAACAGGCGTCGGCTTATAGCTAGAGGCAGGGATAGGAAATGAAAATTTAATGATTGTTCCTGCAGGAAGTGGGTCCTTCCATTGTAATGGTTCTCCTTCAAGTGACGTGACTGCCTTCTCCATACGT
Proteins encoded in this region:
- a CDS encoding 5'-nucleotidase C-terminal domain-containing protein, with product MKWVKSIAATTLAASLLATPGFAAHAAESAPTATKDGFNLTILHSNDTHSHAEYAPQRTTKIKELRAANPNSLLLDAGDALTGTLYFNEFTGEVEMKLMNLMGYDAMTFGNHEFDLGSSPEGHAALAKFVKGAEFPLLGGNLDFSKDSLFDGLQFKTVVEDFQNGKIYDGIIKEIDGEKVGIFGLTTEETPSISSVANVQFANYIDSAKKAVAEFEKQGVNKIIALTHIGYDDSTDWDNDKLLAAAVEGIDVIVGGHTHTKLDKAVKAETSFKNPTIIVQTGQYSENLGELDLTFDDNGAVVEYFGQLHALNDKENPVAADAEATKLLAPYSAKIEAVKQQSTGTTAVTELDGKRGLWGVRAGETNLGNVITDGMLAGAKKIDPEVQFAFQNGGGIRASIDAGDITVGEVMTVMPFGNALGIVKLTGAELYEIAEHSVKEFPKESGGFLHFSGLQVEFDGKAPAGKRVKSIKLNGKELDKAAYYKGATNTFTAKGGDGYETLAKAYADGRVSEPGTVDFEMFINHLNTLKKVDAKVEGRIIATIPFTDIAKGSETEGYVRDLYYRDLTQGTSATTYSPNANLTRAQAASFIARVLKLEAKGEATFSDITSLEAATQKEITALAEAGIVQGQNGKFNPTAKVTRSQLALMFARAYNLQHDAKTGLTADFSDISKYNEETQNAIALMQDLKIASGSNGKFMPNNNATRAHMAKMLSNYIPYVKESK
- a CDS encoding aldo/keto reductase, whose protein sequence is MNLQSTKTLTNGIEMPRFGLGVYKMTERDETLQAIDKALKVGYRAIDTASLYGNEAEVGEAIRHSGIKREDIFVTTKVWNTDQGYDATLRAFEVSLKKLNMDYLDLYLTHWAVPETFEETYRAIERLYDEKLLRATGVSNHHEHHLQKLLSKANIAPMVNQVELHPYLQQDALKTFCAEHGIAVTAWSPLGRGGVLDNSTILEIAQELGKSAAQVVLRWHLQKDTLIIPKSVTPSRIEENAQIYDFELTQAQMDKMATLNNNQRFGQDPDNFKFNF
- a CDS encoding RluA family pseudouridine synthase gives rise to the protein MFQYEIKDNHLTIEELLRTNWRLGKKLVHELRMEKAVTSLEGEPLQWKDPLPAGTIIKFSFPIPASSYKPTPVCAIDVVYEDDHCLIVSKPKGMSTHPNDERDTHTCMNHVMAHMKEQGRDYAEHVHRLDKGTEGLLLVAKHPLAKSIFDRMIEEKTIIRTYAAEVQGNLRTTSGTIAESIGKDRHHPTRRVVSNTGQHAVTHYEVVARYKHSCVVHLVLETGRTHQIRVHMAHIGHPIIGDTMYGARETASGDYELHAIQLEFDHPFLNKLIIVKDKE